A section of the Candidatus Zixiibacteriota bacterium genome encodes:
- a CDS encoding zf-HC2 domain-containing protein — MNCRQVEFYSLDYISGELAEADRIQLEEHLSVCSSCRDLIDTEKKLSEKLRGLAIPDPGDIYWETLENNILYRVVDEAEAETISIVYAPRRQLDILYSYLIPLAAVLLILAVSFSLTGRETTPQISAVAGENREPYNPRLIGNYTTTVEIAGAEQNLDVDLLGSLILSAPGAASHNLALMVQLNNLGWGNK; from the coding sequence ATGAACTGCCGTCAGGTAGAATTTTATTCCCTTGATTACATTTCGGGAGAATTGGCCGAGGCTGATCGGATTCAGTTGGAGGAGCATCTGAGCGTTTGCTCATCCTGCCGGGATTTGATCGATACGGAAAAGAAGCTTTCGGAGAAACTGCGAGGGTTGGCCATTCCGGATCCCGGGGATATCTACTGGGAAACTCTGGAAAATAATATTCTTTACAGAGTAGTCGATGAGGCGGAGGCGGAAACCATTTCAATTGTATATGCCCCGCGCCGGCAGCTTGATATTCTTTACAGTTATTTGATACCGCTGGCGGCGGTGCTTTTAATTCTGGCTGTCTCTTTTTCACTCACCGGCAGGGAAACGACTCCGCAAATATCGGCCGTTGCCGGCGAAAATCGGGAACCATACAATCCCCGCCTGATCGGAAATTACACCACGACAGTCGAAATAGCCGGCGCCGAGCAGAATCTGGATGTGGACCTGTTGGGTTCGCTGATTCTTTCGGCACCCGGCGCGGCCTCTCACAATCTGGCTTTGATGGTCCAGTTGAATAACCTGGGCTGGGGAAATAAATGA
- a CDS encoding RNA polymerase sigma factor — translation MNKELRDLVHDFTKGDHEAFTELVRRYKKKVYSLAFRMLENHLDADEVTQETFVRIYEKRNQLRSADFFSSFILRIATNYAIDLIRKRQKRFVSVEDDEEMVPSVQVQLADKIVAPDRALENEELSEVINRAISLLPPRQKITVILHDVEGYTMEEVAVALDCPEATVRSNLHIARLKLRKWLAKKLR, via the coding sequence ATGAATAAAGAATTAAGGGATCTGGTACATGATTTTACCAAGGGTGACCACGAGGCTTTCACCGAACTGGTCAGGAGGTATAAGAAGAAGGTTTATTCGCTGGCTTTCCGGATGCTGGAGAATCATCTGGATGCGGATGAGGTGACTCAGGAGACTTTCGTGAGAATATATGAGAAACGGAATCAGCTGAGATCGGCTGACTTTTTCTCCAGTTTTATCCTGAGAATCGCCACCAACTATGCCATCGATTTAATCCGGAAGCGGCAAAAAAGATTTGTTTCGGTAGAGGACGACGAGGAGATGGTGCCATCGGTTCAGGTGCAACTGGCCGACAAAATCGTCGCCCCCGACCGGGCTTTGGAAAATGAGGAGCTGTCGGAAGTCATAAATCGGGCGATAAGCCTTTTGCCGCCGAGGCAAAAAATAACGGTTATCCTGCATGATGTGGAAGGGTATACCATGGAGGAAGTAGCCGTGGCTTTGGATTGCCCGGAGGCGACGGTCCGATCGAATTTGCACATTGCCAGACTCAAATTGCGAAAATGGCTGGCAAAGAAGCTTAGATGA